From a single Osmerus mordax isolate fOsmMor3 chromosome 14, fOsmMor3.pri, whole genome shotgun sequence genomic region:
- the hexb gene encoding beta-hexosaminidase subunit beta isoform X3, translating to MIVMLKFATLLLTAVVSQGLQYNDINEAEELPADGSKYGSLWPLPQNLKISETTFKLSSVSFQIVGSKQSSAGPSCSLLQNAFRRYYDYIFGSLRKGHHKKTGPSEIAELQVWITSADSECDSHPSVSSDESYELTVDQPYAVLKAPKVWGALRGLETFSQLVYEDEYGAKTLNATVVSDFPRFAHRGILLDSSRHFLPIKVILVQLEAMAMNKFNVFHWHIVDDPSFPYLSRTFPQLSQQGAYHPYTHVYTPADVKMVIEFGRLRGIRVIPEFDTPGHTQSWGKGQKDLLTPCYSGSSPSGTFGPVNPILNTTYDFMSQFFKEVSTVFPDAYIHLGGDEVDFSCWKSNPDIQKFMSQHGFGEDYRKLESFYIQRLLDIVTTTNKGYMIWQEVFDNGVKLNPDTVVHVWMGNQLEEEMQNVTGSGYTTILSSPWYLDWISYGQDWQKYYKVEPLSFKGTDAQKKLVIGGEACLWGEYVDATNLTPRLWPRASAVAERLWSSKDVTDVGDAYTRLVQHRCRMVGRGIPAETLFTGYCPHEYNGF from the exons ATGATCGTGATGCTGAAGTTTGCGACGTTGTTGCTCACAGCAGTTGTAAGTCAGGGGCTTCAGTATAACGACATTAATGAGGCGGAAGAATTACCGGCGGACGGTTCGAAGTATGGCTCTCTGTGGCCCTTGCCTCAGAATTTGAAAATATCAGAGACCACATTCAAACTGAGCAGTGTTAGTTTCCAAATTGTTGGCTCTAAACAATCGTCTGCTGGTCCAAGCTGCAGCCTTCTACAGAATGCATTTAGAAG GTATTACGACTACATCTTTGGATCGTTGAGAAAGGGACACCACAAGAAAACTGGTCCCTCCGAGATTGCGGAGCTACAGGTGTGGATCACGTCAGCTGACTCCGAATGTGACAGCCACCCCAGCGTGTCTTCTGATGAGTCAT ATGAGCTGACAGTGGACCAGCCTTATGCTGTGCTGAAGGCTCCCAAGGTCTGGGGAGCTTTAAGAG GTCTTGAGACATTTAGCCAGCTGGTCTATGAAGATGAATATGGAGCA AAAACTCTCAATGCCACTGTGGTCAGTGACTTCCCACGGTTTGCACATCGAGGGATCCTATTGGACAGCTCTCGTCACTTCCTGCCAATTAAAGTCATCCTAGTCCAGCTG GAAGCCATGGCGATGAACAAGTTCAATGTTTTCCACTGGCACATCGTGGATGATCCCTCCTTCCCCTACCTGAGCCGCACCTTCCCCCAGCTCAGCCAGCAG GGAGCGTATCATCcctacacacacgtgtacacccCCGCCGACGTGAAGATGGTCATCGAGTTTGGCCGTCTCAGGGGCATCCGGGTCATTCCTGAGTTTGACACCCCGGGTCACACCCAGTCATGGGGTAAAG gccagAAGGACCTGCTGACCCCCTGCTACTCAGGAAGCAGCCCCTCCGGCACCTTTGGACCAGTCAACCCCATCCTCAACACCACATACGACTTCATGAGCCAGTTCTTCAAGGAGGTCAGCACCGTGTTCCCCGACGCCTACATCCACctgggaggagatgaggtggaCTTCAGCTGCTG GAAGTCCAACCCAGACATCCAGAAGTTCATGTCTCAGCATGGCTTTGGTGAGGACTACAGAAAACTTGAGTCGTTCTACATACAACG GCTCCTGGATATCGTCACGACGACCAACAAGGGGTACATGATCTGGCAAGAGGTGTTTGATAATGGCGTCAAG CTGAATCCTGACACGGTAGTGCACGTTTGGATGGGCAACCAGCTCGAGGAAGAGATGCAGAATGTGACAGGGTCGGGCTACaccaccatcctctcctccccctggtacTTAGACTGGATCAGTTATGGGCAGGACTGGCAGAAGTACTACAAAGTCGAACCGCTCAGCTTCAAGG GCACTGATGCTCAGAAGAAGCTGGTGATTGGAGGAGAGGCCTGTCTGTGGGGAGAGTATGTGGATGCCACCAACCTGACCCCCAGACTCTG GCCTCGTGCCAGTGCCGTGGCGGAGCGTTTGTGGAGCAGCAAGGATGTGACTGACGTTGGCGACGCCTACACTCGATTGGTCCAGCACCGCTGCCGCATGGTTGG GCGTGGGATCCCAGCAGAGACTCTGTTTACTGGTTACTGTCCCCACGAATACAACGGCTTCTGA
- the hexb gene encoding beta-hexosaminidase subunit beta isoform X2 has protein sequence MIVMLKFATLLLTAVVSQGLQYNDINEAEELPADGSKYGSLWPLPQNLKISETTFKLSSVSFQIVGSKQSSAGPSCSLLQNAFRRYYDYIFGSLRKGHHKKTGPSEIAELQVWITSADSECDSHPSVSSDESYELTVDQPYAVLKAPKVWGALRGLETFSQLVYEDEYGAKTLNATVVSDFPRFAHRGILLDSSRHFLPIKVILVQLEAMAMNKFNVFHWHIVDDPSFPYLSRTFPQLSQQGAYHPYTHVYTPADVKMVIEFGRLRGIRVIPEFDTPGHTQSWGKGQKDLLTPCYSGSSPSGTFGPVNPILNTTYDFMSQFFKEVSTVFPDAYIHLGGDEVDFSCWKSNPDIQKFMSQHGFGEDYRKLESFYIQRLLDIVTTTNKGYMIWQEVFDNGVKLKADTVVHVWKGSSLEKEMEQVTGAGYTTILSSPWYLDYISYGQDWQKYYKFEPLNFNGTDAQKKLVIGGEACLWGEYVDATNLTPRLWPRASAVAERLWSSKDVTDVGDAYTRLVQHRCRMVGRGIPAETLFTGYCPHEYNGF, from the exons ATGATCGTGATGCTGAAGTTTGCGACGTTGTTGCTCACAGCAGTTGTAAGTCAGGGGCTTCAGTATAACGACATTAATGAGGCGGAAGAATTACCGGCGGACGGTTCGAAGTATGGCTCTCTGTGGCCCTTGCCTCAGAATTTGAAAATATCAGAGACCACATTCAAACTGAGCAGTGTTAGTTTCCAAATTGTTGGCTCTAAACAATCGTCTGCTGGTCCAAGCTGCAGCCTTCTACAGAATGCATTTAGAAG GTATTACGACTACATCTTTGGATCGTTGAGAAAGGGACACCACAAGAAAACTGGTCCCTCCGAGATTGCGGAGCTACAGGTGTGGATCACGTCAGCTGACTCCGAATGTGACAGCCACCCCAGCGTGTCTTCTGATGAGTCAT ATGAGCTGACAGTGGACCAGCCTTATGCTGTGCTGAAGGCTCCCAAGGTCTGGGGAGCTTTAAGAG GTCTTGAGACATTTAGCCAGCTGGTCTATGAAGATGAATATGGAGCA AAAACTCTCAATGCCACTGTGGTCAGTGACTTCCCACGGTTTGCACATCGAGGGATCCTATTGGACAGCTCTCGTCACTTCCTGCCAATTAAAGTCATCCTAGTCCAGCTG GAAGCCATGGCGATGAACAAGTTCAATGTTTTCCACTGGCACATCGTGGATGATCCCTCCTTCCCCTACCTGAGCCGCACCTTCCCCCAGCTCAGCCAGCAG GGAGCGTATCATCcctacacacacgtgtacacccCCGCCGACGTGAAGATGGTCATCGAGTTTGGCCGTCTCAGGGGCATCCGGGTCATTCCTGAGTTTGACACCCCGGGTCACACCCAGTCATGGGGTAAAG gccagAAGGACCTGCTGACCCCCTGCTACTCAGGAAGCAGCCCCTCCGGCACCTTTGGACCAGTCAACCCCATCCTCAACACCACATACGACTTCATGAGCCAGTTCTTCAAGGAGGTCAGCACCGTGTTCCCCGACGCCTACATCCACctgggaggagatgaggtggaCTTCAGCTGCTG GAAGTCCAACCCAGACATCCAGAAGTTCATGTCTCAGCATGGCTTTGGTGAGGACTACAGAAAACTTGAGTCGTTCTACATACAACG GCTCCTGGATATCGTCACGACGACCAACAAGGGGTACATGATCTGGCAAGAGGTGTTTGATAATGGCGTCAAG CTGAAGGCTGACACGGTAGTCCACGTGTGGAAGGGCAGCAGtctggagaaggagatggagcaggTGACCGGGGCCGGCTACaccaccatcctctcctccccctggtacTTAGACTATATCAGTTACGGGCAGGACTGGCAGAAGTACTACAAGTTTGAACCGCTCAACTTCAATG GCACTGATGCTCAGAAGAAGCTGGTGATTGGAGGAGAGGCCTGTCTGTGGGGAGAGTATGTGGATGCCACCAACCTGACCCCCAGACTCTG GCCTCGTGCCAGTGCCGTGGCGGAGCGTTTGTGGAGCAGCAAGGATGTGACTGACGTTGGCGACGCCTACACTCGATTGGTCCAGCACCGCTGCCGCATGGTTGG GCGTGGGATCCCAGCAGAGACTCTGTTTACTGGTTACTGTCCCCACGAATACAACGGCTTCTGA
- the hexb gene encoding beta-hexosaminidase subunit beta isoform X4, with amino-acid sequence MIVMLKFATLLLTAVVSQGLQYNDINEAEELPADGSKYGSLWPLPQNLKISETTFKLSSVSFQIVGSKQSSAGPSCSLLQNAFRRYYDYIFGSLRKGHHKKTGPSEIAELQVWITSADSECDSHPSVSSDESYELTVDQPYAVLKAPKVWGALRGLETFSQLVYEDEYGAKTLNATVVSDFPRFAHRGILLDSSRHFLPIKVILVQLEAMAMNKFNVFHWHIVDDPSFPYLSRTFPQLSQQGAYHPYTHVYTPADVKMVIEFGRLRGIRVIPEFDTPGHTQSWGKGQKDLLTPCYSGSSPSGTFGPVNPILNTTYDFMSQFFKEVSTVFPDAYIHLGGDEVDFSCWKSNPDIQKFMSQHGFGEDYRKLESFYIQRLLDIVTTTNKGYMIWQEVFDNGVKLKPDTLIHVWKGNEQQYQDEMARVTLSGYQTLLSTPWYLNRIAYGQDWQAVYKADPQNFKGLSLDIFSFM; translated from the exons ATGATCGTGATGCTGAAGTTTGCGACGTTGTTGCTCACAGCAGTTGTAAGTCAGGGGCTTCAGTATAACGACATTAATGAGGCGGAAGAATTACCGGCGGACGGTTCGAAGTATGGCTCTCTGTGGCCCTTGCCTCAGAATTTGAAAATATCAGAGACCACATTCAAACTGAGCAGTGTTAGTTTCCAAATTGTTGGCTCTAAACAATCGTCTGCTGGTCCAAGCTGCAGCCTTCTACAGAATGCATTTAGAAG GTATTACGACTACATCTTTGGATCGTTGAGAAAGGGACACCACAAGAAAACTGGTCCCTCCGAGATTGCGGAGCTACAGGTGTGGATCACGTCAGCTGACTCCGAATGTGACAGCCACCCCAGCGTGTCTTCTGATGAGTCAT ATGAGCTGACAGTGGACCAGCCTTATGCTGTGCTGAAGGCTCCCAAGGTCTGGGGAGCTTTAAGAG GTCTTGAGACATTTAGCCAGCTGGTCTATGAAGATGAATATGGAGCA AAAACTCTCAATGCCACTGTGGTCAGTGACTTCCCACGGTTTGCACATCGAGGGATCCTATTGGACAGCTCTCGTCACTTCCTGCCAATTAAAGTCATCCTAGTCCAGCTG GAAGCCATGGCGATGAACAAGTTCAATGTTTTCCACTGGCACATCGTGGATGATCCCTCCTTCCCCTACCTGAGCCGCACCTTCCCCCAGCTCAGCCAGCAG GGAGCGTATCATCcctacacacacgtgtacacccCCGCCGACGTGAAGATGGTCATCGAGTTTGGCCGTCTCAGGGGCATCCGGGTCATTCCTGAGTTTGACACCCCGGGTCACACCCAGTCATGGGGTAAAG gccagAAGGACCTGCTGACCCCCTGCTACTCAGGAAGCAGCCCCTCCGGCACCTTTGGACCAGTCAACCCCATCCTCAACACCACATACGACTTCATGAGCCAGTTCTTCAAGGAGGTCAGCACCGTGTTCCCCGACGCCTACATCCACctgggaggagatgaggtggaCTTCAGCTGCTG GAAGTCCAACCCAGACATCCAGAAGTTCATGTCTCAGCATGGCTTTGGTGAGGACTACAGAAAACTTGAGTCGTTCTACATACAACG GCTCCTGGATATCGTCACGACGACCAACAAGGGGTACATGATCTGGCAAGAGGTGTTTGATAATGGCGTCAAG CTGAAACCAGACACGCTCATCCACGTGTGGAAAGGCAACGAGCAGCAGTACCAGGATGAGATGGCCAGGGTGACGCTGTCTGGCTACCAGACCCTTCTCTCCACGCCCTGGTACCTCAACCGCATCGCCTACGGGCAGGACTGGCAGGCCGTGTACAAGGCGGACCCCCAGAACTtcaagg GGCTCTCACTTGACATCTTTAGCTTCATGTGA
- the hexb gene encoding beta-hexosaminidase subunit beta isoform X5: protein MIVMLKFATLLLTAVVSQGLQYNDINEAEELPADGSKYGSLWPLPQNLKISETTFKLSSVSFQIVGSKQSSAGPSCSLLQNAFRRYYDYIFGSLRKGHHKKTGPSEIAELQVWITSADSECDSHPSVSSDESYELTVDQPYAVLKAPKVWGALRGLETFSQLVYEDEYGAKTLNATVVSDFPRFAHRGILLDSSRHFLPIKVILVQLEAMAMNKFNVFHWHIVDDPSFPYLSRTFPQLSQQGAYHPYTHVYTPADVKMVIEFGRLRGIRVIPEFDTPGHTQSWGKGQKDLLTPCYSGSSPSGTFGPVNPILNTTYDFMSQFFKEVSTVFPDAYIHLGGDEVDFSCWKSNPDIQKFMSQHGFGEDYRKLESFYIQRLLDIVTTTNKGYMIWQEVFDNGVKLNPDTVVHVWMGNQLEEEMQNVTGSGYTTILSSPWYLDWISYGQDWQKYYKVEPLSFKASCDLLTSD from the exons ATGATCGTGATGCTGAAGTTTGCGACGTTGTTGCTCACAGCAGTTGTAAGTCAGGGGCTTCAGTATAACGACATTAATGAGGCGGAAGAATTACCGGCGGACGGTTCGAAGTATGGCTCTCTGTGGCCCTTGCCTCAGAATTTGAAAATATCAGAGACCACATTCAAACTGAGCAGTGTTAGTTTCCAAATTGTTGGCTCTAAACAATCGTCTGCTGGTCCAAGCTGCAGCCTTCTACAGAATGCATTTAGAAG GTATTACGACTACATCTTTGGATCGTTGAGAAAGGGACACCACAAGAAAACTGGTCCCTCCGAGATTGCGGAGCTACAGGTGTGGATCACGTCAGCTGACTCCGAATGTGACAGCCACCCCAGCGTGTCTTCTGATGAGTCAT ATGAGCTGACAGTGGACCAGCCTTATGCTGTGCTGAAGGCTCCCAAGGTCTGGGGAGCTTTAAGAG GTCTTGAGACATTTAGCCAGCTGGTCTATGAAGATGAATATGGAGCA AAAACTCTCAATGCCACTGTGGTCAGTGACTTCCCACGGTTTGCACATCGAGGGATCCTATTGGACAGCTCTCGTCACTTCCTGCCAATTAAAGTCATCCTAGTCCAGCTG GAAGCCATGGCGATGAACAAGTTCAATGTTTTCCACTGGCACATCGTGGATGATCCCTCCTTCCCCTACCTGAGCCGCACCTTCCCCCAGCTCAGCCAGCAG GGAGCGTATCATCcctacacacacgtgtacacccCCGCCGACGTGAAGATGGTCATCGAGTTTGGCCGTCTCAGGGGCATCCGGGTCATTCCTGAGTTTGACACCCCGGGTCACACCCAGTCATGGGGTAAAG gccagAAGGACCTGCTGACCCCCTGCTACTCAGGAAGCAGCCCCTCCGGCACCTTTGGACCAGTCAACCCCATCCTCAACACCACATACGACTTCATGAGCCAGTTCTTCAAGGAGGTCAGCACCGTGTTCCCCGACGCCTACATCCACctgggaggagatgaggtggaCTTCAGCTGCTG GAAGTCCAACCCAGACATCCAGAAGTTCATGTCTCAGCATGGCTTTGGTGAGGACTACAGAAAACTTGAGTCGTTCTACATACAACG GCTCCTGGATATCGTCACGACGACCAACAAGGGGTACATGATCTGGCAAGAGGTGTTTGATAATGGCGTCAAG CTGAATCCTGACACGGTAGTGCACGTTTGGATGGGCAACCAGCTCGAGGAAGAGATGCAGAATGTGACAGGGTCGGGCTACaccaccatcctctcctccccctggtacTTAGACTGGATCAGTTATGGGCAGGACTGGCAGAAGTACTACAAAGTCGAACCGCTCAGCTTCAAGG CTTCATGTGACCTTTTGACCTCCGATTGA
- the hexb gene encoding beta-hexosaminidase subunit beta isoform X1: protein MIVMLKFATLLLTAVVSQGLQYNDINEAEELPADGSKYGSLWPLPQNLKISETTFKLSSVSFQIVGSKQSSAGPSCSLLQNAFRRYYDYIFGSLRKGHHKKTGPSEIAELQVWITSADSECDSHPSVSSDESYELTVDQPYAVLKAPKVWGALRGLETFSQLVYEDEYGAKTLNATVVSDFPRFAHRGILLDSSRHFLPIKVILVQLEAMAMNKFNVFHWHIVDDPSFPYLSRTFPQLSQQGAYHPYTHVYTPADVKMVIEFGRLRGIRVIPEFDTPGHTQSWGKGQKDLLTPCYSGSSPSGTFGPVNPILNTTYDFMSQFFKEVSTVFPDAYIHLGGDEVDFSCWKSNPDIQKFMSQHGFGEDYRKLESFYIQRLLDIVTTTNKGYMIWQEVFDNGVKLKPDTLIHVWKGNEQQYQDEMARVTLSGYQTLLSTPWYLNRIAYGQDWQAVYKADPQNFKGTDAQKKLVIGGEACLWGEYVDATNLTPRLWPRASAVAERLWSSKDVTDVGDAYTRLVQHRCRMVGRGIPAETLFTGYCPHEYNGF, encoded by the exons ATGATCGTGATGCTGAAGTTTGCGACGTTGTTGCTCACAGCAGTTGTAAGTCAGGGGCTTCAGTATAACGACATTAATGAGGCGGAAGAATTACCGGCGGACGGTTCGAAGTATGGCTCTCTGTGGCCCTTGCCTCAGAATTTGAAAATATCAGAGACCACATTCAAACTGAGCAGTGTTAGTTTCCAAATTGTTGGCTCTAAACAATCGTCTGCTGGTCCAAGCTGCAGCCTTCTACAGAATGCATTTAGAAG GTATTACGACTACATCTTTGGATCGTTGAGAAAGGGACACCACAAGAAAACTGGTCCCTCCGAGATTGCGGAGCTACAGGTGTGGATCACGTCAGCTGACTCCGAATGTGACAGCCACCCCAGCGTGTCTTCTGATGAGTCAT ATGAGCTGACAGTGGACCAGCCTTATGCTGTGCTGAAGGCTCCCAAGGTCTGGGGAGCTTTAAGAG GTCTTGAGACATTTAGCCAGCTGGTCTATGAAGATGAATATGGAGCA AAAACTCTCAATGCCACTGTGGTCAGTGACTTCCCACGGTTTGCACATCGAGGGATCCTATTGGACAGCTCTCGTCACTTCCTGCCAATTAAAGTCATCCTAGTCCAGCTG GAAGCCATGGCGATGAACAAGTTCAATGTTTTCCACTGGCACATCGTGGATGATCCCTCCTTCCCCTACCTGAGCCGCACCTTCCCCCAGCTCAGCCAGCAG GGAGCGTATCATCcctacacacacgtgtacacccCCGCCGACGTGAAGATGGTCATCGAGTTTGGCCGTCTCAGGGGCATCCGGGTCATTCCTGAGTTTGACACCCCGGGTCACACCCAGTCATGGGGTAAAG gccagAAGGACCTGCTGACCCCCTGCTACTCAGGAAGCAGCCCCTCCGGCACCTTTGGACCAGTCAACCCCATCCTCAACACCACATACGACTTCATGAGCCAGTTCTTCAAGGAGGTCAGCACCGTGTTCCCCGACGCCTACATCCACctgggaggagatgaggtggaCTTCAGCTGCTG GAAGTCCAACCCAGACATCCAGAAGTTCATGTCTCAGCATGGCTTTGGTGAGGACTACAGAAAACTTGAGTCGTTCTACATACAACG GCTCCTGGATATCGTCACGACGACCAACAAGGGGTACATGATCTGGCAAGAGGTGTTTGATAATGGCGTCAAG CTGAAACCAGACACGCTCATCCACGTGTGGAAAGGCAACGAGCAGCAGTACCAGGATGAGATGGCCAGGGTGACGCTGTCTGGCTACCAGACCCTTCTCTCCACGCCCTGGTACCTCAACCGCATCGCCTACGGGCAGGACTGGCAGGCCGTGTACAAGGCGGACCCCCAGAACTtcaagg GCACTGATGCTCAGAAGAAGCTGGTGATTGGAGGAGAGGCCTGTCTGTGGGGAGAGTATGTGGATGCCACCAACCTGACCCCCAGACTCTG GCCTCGTGCCAGTGCCGTGGCGGAGCGTTTGTGGAGCAGCAAGGATGTGACTGACGTTGGCGACGCCTACACTCGATTGGTCCAGCACCGCTGCCGCATGGTTGG GCGTGGGATCCCAGCAGAGACTCTGTTTACTGGTTACTGTCCCCACGAATACAACGGCTTCTGA
- the hexb gene encoding beta-hexosaminidase subunit beta isoform X6, translated as MIVMLKFATLLLTAVVSQGLQYNDINEAEELPADGSKYGSLWPLPQNLKISETTFKLSSVSFQIVGSKQSSAGPSCSLLQNAFRRYYDYIFGSLRKGHHKKTGPSEIAELQVWITSADSECDSHPSVSSDESYELTVDQPYAVLKAPKVWGALRGLETFSQLVYEDEYGAKTLNATVVSDFPRFAHRGILLDSSRHFLPIKVILVQLEAMAMNKFNVFHWHIVDDPSFPYLSRTFPQLSQQGAYHPYTHVYTPADVKMVIEFGRLRGIRVIPEFDTPGHTQSWGKGQKDLLTPCYSGSSPSGTFGPVNPILNTTYDFMSQFFKEVSTVFPDAYIHLGGDEVDFSCWKSNPDIQKFMSQHGFGEDYRKLESFYIQRLLDIVTTTNKGYMIWQEVFDNGVKLKADTVVHVWKGSSLEKEMEQVTGAGYTTILSSPWYLDYISYGQDWQKYYKFEPLNFNAES; from the exons ATGATCGTGATGCTGAAGTTTGCGACGTTGTTGCTCACAGCAGTTGTAAGTCAGGGGCTTCAGTATAACGACATTAATGAGGCGGAAGAATTACCGGCGGACGGTTCGAAGTATGGCTCTCTGTGGCCCTTGCCTCAGAATTTGAAAATATCAGAGACCACATTCAAACTGAGCAGTGTTAGTTTCCAAATTGTTGGCTCTAAACAATCGTCTGCTGGTCCAAGCTGCAGCCTTCTACAGAATGCATTTAGAAG GTATTACGACTACATCTTTGGATCGTTGAGAAAGGGACACCACAAGAAAACTGGTCCCTCCGAGATTGCGGAGCTACAGGTGTGGATCACGTCAGCTGACTCCGAATGTGACAGCCACCCCAGCGTGTCTTCTGATGAGTCAT ATGAGCTGACAGTGGACCAGCCTTATGCTGTGCTGAAGGCTCCCAAGGTCTGGGGAGCTTTAAGAG GTCTTGAGACATTTAGCCAGCTGGTCTATGAAGATGAATATGGAGCA AAAACTCTCAATGCCACTGTGGTCAGTGACTTCCCACGGTTTGCACATCGAGGGATCCTATTGGACAGCTCTCGTCACTTCCTGCCAATTAAAGTCATCCTAGTCCAGCTG GAAGCCATGGCGATGAACAAGTTCAATGTTTTCCACTGGCACATCGTGGATGATCCCTCCTTCCCCTACCTGAGCCGCACCTTCCCCCAGCTCAGCCAGCAG GGAGCGTATCATCcctacacacacgtgtacacccCCGCCGACGTGAAGATGGTCATCGAGTTTGGCCGTCTCAGGGGCATCCGGGTCATTCCTGAGTTTGACACCCCGGGTCACACCCAGTCATGGGGTAAAG gccagAAGGACCTGCTGACCCCCTGCTACTCAGGAAGCAGCCCCTCCGGCACCTTTGGACCAGTCAACCCCATCCTCAACACCACATACGACTTCATGAGCCAGTTCTTCAAGGAGGTCAGCACCGTGTTCCCCGACGCCTACATCCACctgggaggagatgaggtggaCTTCAGCTGCTG GAAGTCCAACCCAGACATCCAGAAGTTCATGTCTCAGCATGGCTTTGGTGAGGACTACAGAAAACTTGAGTCGTTCTACATACAACG GCTCCTGGATATCGTCACGACGACCAACAAGGGGTACATGATCTGGCAAGAGGTGTTTGATAATGGCGTCAAG CTGAAGGCTGACACGGTAGTCCACGTGTGGAAGGGCAGCAGtctggagaaggagatggagcaggTGACCGGGGCCGGCTACaccaccatcctctcctccccctggtacTTAGACTATATCAGTTACGGGCAGGACTGGCAGAAGTACTACAAGTTTGAACCGCTCAACTTCAATG CTGAATCCTGA